A genomic region of Mitsuaria sp. 7 contains the following coding sequences:
- a CDS encoding ABC transporter ATP-binding protein: MTETVLKVAGASKRFGGLQALSDVGIEIKKGQVYGLIGPNGAGKTTFFNVITGLYVPDGGSFELGGQPYKPQAVHQVAKTGIARTFQNIRLFADMTALENVMVGRHVRTHSGLIGAVLRTPGFKKEEAEITARARELLDYVGIARHADFKARTLSYGDQRRLEIARALATDPKLIALDEPAAGMNATEKVVLRELIDRIRNDGRTILLIEHDVKLVMGLCDRVSVLDYGKLIASGTPAEVQRDPKVIEAYLGAHAAQEVHAAP, encoded by the coding sequence ATGACTGAAACCGTACTGAAAGTGGCCGGCGCCTCCAAGCGCTTCGGCGGTCTGCAGGCGCTGTCGGATGTGGGCATCGAGATCAAGAAGGGCCAGGTCTACGGCCTGATCGGTCCCAACGGCGCCGGCAAGACGACCTTCTTCAACGTGATCACCGGGCTGTACGTGCCCGACGGCGGCAGCTTCGAACTCGGCGGCCAGCCCTACAAGCCGCAGGCGGTGCACCAGGTCGCCAAGACCGGCATCGCGCGGACCTTCCAGAACATCCGGCTGTTCGCCGACATGACGGCGCTGGAGAACGTGATGGTGGGGCGCCATGTGCGCACGCACTCGGGCCTGATCGGCGCGGTGCTGCGCACGCCGGGCTTCAAGAAGGAAGAGGCCGAGATCACCGCCCGCGCCCGCGAGCTGCTCGACTACGTCGGCATCGCCCGGCACGCCGACTTCAAGGCGCGCACGCTGTCCTACGGCGACCAGCGTCGCCTGGAGATCGCGCGCGCGCTGGCGACCGATCCCAAGCTGATCGCGCTGGACGAGCCCGCCGCCGGCATGAACGCGACCGAGAAGGTCGTGCTGCGCGAGCTGATCGACCGCATCCGCAACGACGGCCGCACCATCCTGCTGATCGAGCACGACGTGAAGCTGGTGATGGGCCTGTGCGACCGCGTGTCGGTGCTGGACTACGGCAAGCTGATCGCCTCCGGCACGCCGGCGGAAGTGCAGCGCGACCCCAAGGTGATCGAGGCCTACCTCGGCGCCCACGCGGCGCAAGAAGTTCACGCGGCTCCCTGA
- a CDS encoding ABC transporter permease subunit — translation MFQTKSSKLITFLIAGVLLLVLPLFAQQFGNGPVRIIDLALLYVLLALGLNIVVGYAGLLDLGYVAFYAVGAYLFALLNSPHLSENFEHIAAAFPNGLHLPLLLAIALAALLAGLFGVLLGAPTLKLRGDYLAIVTLGFGEIIRVFLNNMEYPLNITNGPRGIGQIDGVHFLGFEFSQSHEILGLSVNSVSMYYYLFLALVIASVLICYRLENSRIGRAWMAIREDEIAAKAMGINTRNMKLLAFGMGATFGGVAGSMFGAFQGFVSPESFSLQESIMIVAMVVLGGIGHIPGVILGALLLAALPEVLRYVAGPLQEMTDGRLDASILRQLLVALAMIVIMLMRPRGLWPSPEHGKSRPLPPGAQPPANAGSAINA, via the coding sequence ATGTTCCAGACCAAATCCTCCAAGCTGATCACCTTCTTGATCGCCGGCGTGCTGCTGCTGGTGCTGCCGCTGTTCGCGCAGCAATTCGGCAACGGCCCGGTCCGCATCATCGACCTGGCCCTGCTGTACGTGCTGCTCGCGCTGGGGCTGAACATCGTGGTCGGCTACGCCGGCCTGCTGGACCTGGGCTACGTCGCGTTCTACGCGGTGGGCGCGTACCTCTTCGCGCTGCTCAACAGCCCGCACCTGTCGGAGAACTTCGAGCACATCGCCGCCGCCTTCCCCAACGGGCTGCACCTGCCGCTGCTGCTGGCGATCGCGCTGGCGGCGCTGCTGGCGGGGCTGTTCGGCGTGCTGCTGGGCGCGCCGACGCTGAAGCTGCGCGGCGACTACCTGGCCATCGTGACGCTGGGCTTCGGCGAGATCATCCGGGTGTTCCTGAACAACATGGAATATCCGCTGAACATCACCAACGGCCCGCGCGGCATCGGCCAGATCGACGGCGTGCACTTCCTGGGCTTCGAGTTCAGCCAGAGCCACGAGATCCTGGGCCTGTCCGTCAACTCGGTATCGATGTACTACTACCTGTTCCTGGCGCTGGTGATCGCCTCGGTGCTGATCTGCTACCGGCTCGAGAACTCCCGCATCGGCCGCGCCTGGATGGCCATCCGCGAGGACGAGATCGCCGCCAAGGCCATGGGCATCAACACCCGCAACATGAAGCTGCTGGCCTTCGGCATGGGCGCGACCTTCGGCGGCGTGGCGGGCTCGATGTTCGGCGCGTTCCAGGGCTTCGTGTCGCCGGAATCGTTCAGCCTGCAGGAGTCGATCATGATCGTCGCCATGGTGGTGCTGGGCGGCATCGGCCACATCCCGGGCGTGATCCTGGGCGCGCTGCTGCTGGCCGCGCTGCCGGAAGTGCTGCGCTACGTCGCCGGCCCGCTGCAGGAGATGACCGACGGCCGCCTGGATGCGTCCATCCTGCGCCAGCTGCTGGTGGCGCTGGCCATGATCGTGATCATGCTGATGCGCCCGCGCGGCCTGTGGCCCTCGCCGGAACACGGCAAGTCCCGGCCCTTGCCGCCGGGAGCGCAGCCGCCCGCCAATGCCGGCAGCGCCATCAACGCCTGA